The DNA region TGCTGGTCGTCGAGGGCGTCGGGCTGGTTCTCACAATAGTAAAGGTCAGGCTTGCGCTGCGGGAAGTTAGTGTCTCCTGGGCCTGGATTGAGTGCTGACCCAGGGGCCATGCAGGATCGATGGTGAGCGTGGCATCGAAAGTCCCGTCTCCTCGTGTCTGCAGACTATTCCCCTCTAGTGCCTGCCAGACCAGTGTCGCTGCATCGAACAGCTCAGCCGAGACAACCCCTTGTTGTGGCCGCTGTTGCGGGGCCGCTCTGCTGCTGAAATGCAAGGGAAGATGGTGATCAAGCGTCAGAGTCACCGTGCTACCGGGCAAGAAATGGGAGCCGTGCAAGTGCAACAAACCACCCGGGGTCACGGTCGAGCTGCCAGAGAGTAAGGCAAGCGTGGGCGACCAGATAGTAAAGGCCGCGGCCACAGTGCTGCTCGTAATCAGTAAAGCGGCGCAGAAGGCGACCAGGGCGAGTGTCAACCAGGCCGGTGGCCCGCTGCTCGGACGAGCGAGCGGCTGCCAGGAACGGCGAGAGGTAGACGGGCTGGCCGCAGGGAGAACAGCCTGGGCCAGCGGCTGCTCAGCTCGCGGCTGGAAACTGGTAATCTCCTCGCCGTGACTCGAAGCTTTGGGACTGTGGGGAGGTCTACCGCGCACATAGGGCACAGGGGCTGGCGGGTTGCCCTGAACATGGGGCACCTGCCCCTGACTGGCTACCAGCTTTTCCCCGCCTGGCAGGGGCAGAGGCAGAATCCAGGTCCGACGACGCCGAGGCTCTTCCTCTTCCTGAGCAGCCCGGTTGTCCTGTTGAGCGACAAAGGTAGCCTCTACGGAAGGCGAAAGGGGCAAAGGGGCCGGCCCTCCGTCCTCATCTGAGGGGGGAGAGGAAAGGGGCTCTGGGATCGTCTGCCACCAGTCTGAGATCGTCTCATCGTCTGAAAGGCCGGGTGGAGCAACAGGGCCTGGTTCCTGTTCCAGCGGCAGTGGCCGCGTTGCTTCATCCTGCTGCTCAGGCTCTTCCTCCCTACCTTCACCGGCAGAGGTCCGAACTGAACCAGATGCGATGCTGGACGGCTGCTTCATAACGATACCGTCCCTGGCCTGAAGTGGCTGGGTTGGCTCCTCTGTGGGCAGAGGCTGCCCGCAGTGTCCACAAGATCTGGCATGATCTGGCAGCTTCGTGCCACAATAGTTGCAGGCGCGCATTGCGACCCTCCTGCGCAGCGTAATCGCTCTTGTGCTCGGAGAAACTGTGTCTAGTCTACCATAGTCCGTCGTAAATAGGGAGTCTGCAAATTCTTCCTGAGAAATCTGCGGCAGTCGACGAGAAAGACTACGAGAAGAAGATCGCAGCGCCAGGTACCTCCCTGGCCTTTAGAAGTGCTCTGGCGGTGCAGAAGTGAGCGTCTGGTCGGCTGAGCGCACGTTACGAAATATTCACCGAACATGAGGAAAGGAGCCTAGAAAGGGGATGTGGACGAGAAATGTGCGATTGCAAGAGCAGGCGGAGCAGCTCAGCAGCGGTCGCCAGGACCTGATAAACGCTATTGAGGAAGCCTGTGACTGGGTAGAGCGAGCTGAACCCAAGCTGGCCGCTCTCTTGCCCGAGGAAGGAAGACGCGAGCGACTGCGTAGAGAGGCTATAAGCCTGCAACAACGGTATCCTGATCCAACCGAGCGGCCCCCGCTCTATGGCATCTTGTTTGCCGTCAAGGATCTCTTCCACGTGCATGGCTTCCCGACGCGGGCCGGTTCTCAGCTCCCGGAGGAGGTTCTCAGTGGGCCGCAGGCCAGCAGCGTGACCCTGCTGCGCGAAGCGGGAGCGCTCGTGCTCGGCAAGGCCGTCAGTGCTGAATTCGCCTATTTCGAACCGGGGCCAACGCGCAACCCGCTGAATCCCCTCCATACGCCGGGTGGTTCCAGCAGCGGCTCCGCGGCAGCAGTGGCTGCCGGTTACTGCCCGCTCGCGCTCGGAACTCAGACCATCGGCTCGGTCCTGCGTCCGGCGGCCTTTTGTGGCGTTGTGGGCTTCAAGCCCACCTTCGGACGCATCTCTGCCGATGGCCTGGTCCTCTGTGCCCCTTCCCTCGACACCGTGGGTCTGTTTACTCAGGACATCACGGGGCTGCTTCGCGTGGTGCCTCTGCTCTGTCGCGGCTGGCGTGGCTTCCTCCCTGCTCTCCCTCCTCCTGTGCTGGGGGTGCCGGAAGGCCCATATCTTGACCAGGTCTCCCCAGAGGGGCGGCGTGCCTTTGAGGAGCAGCTGGTTCGCCTTCAGCAAGCGGGCTATCGCCTCAAGCGCGTGCCAGCGTTGCAAGATATTACCTCTGTCAATCAGCGCCATCTGCGTCTGGTCCATGCCGAGATGGCTCGGGTGCATGCACGTTGGTTTGAACGCTATGCTGCCCTCTACCGTCCGCTGACTGCGGCTGCTATTCGCGAAGGCGCGACGATCGGCATTCAAGAGATTTTAGAGGCGCGAGCAGGGCGTGAGATCTTGCGCACCGAGTTGCAGGCCCTGATGGCGCGTGAGGGCATTGATCTCTGGCTGGCCCCGGCGGCCCCTGGTCCGGCTCCCCTGGGTCTGCAGACAACCGGCAGTGGCCTTATGAACTTGCCCTGGACTCAGGCCGGCCTGCCTGCTTTGAGCCTGCCAGCGGGCCTGGCGGAGAACGGCCTACCGCTTGGCCTGCAGTGTGTGGCTGCTTGGATGCGCGATGAGGAGCTGCTGACCTGGGCCAGTTCGTTGGCGGCTGTAGTCACTGAGCGGACCTGATGTTTACTCGCTCCTGCCTGCTCAGGTTGTCGGTGTTCGGCTGGCATCGGCGGGCCGTTGCAGACCAGCAGCCCTCTCTGCTTACGGGCCGCTGAGGACACAACCACCGCTCTGATTGCTCCATTCCTCCTGCACAAGGTAGCGATGGCCATTCCAGGTGACATTCCCCCCATCGGGACCCGGCGATCCGAACTCCCAGGAGCATTTGTCACCGATTTCGCTTCCCTGGCTATCGTACCAGGCATTGAGCAGCGGGTCTGTGGCCCCTTCCATCTGCTCATGGGAGGCCACGTTGATGCTGCTCTCGGCGTCGCTATCGTGGTTTGGCGATGAGGGAACGCCACAGGCCTCGGGATCGCTGCCTGTATAGGGAATGACGGCGTAGATTATCTCCTTGTCGAAGTAGCCATGATAGGCACAAAAACTAGAGAAGCTACAGTAGCTGTTATAACAGATGTTTTCTCCTCGGGCCGTAAAGACAAAGAACATGGTGGCAAGCGAGGCAGTCCAGCCCTGGGT from Thermogemmatispora onikobensis includes:
- a CDS encoding amidase, with amino-acid sequence MWTRNVRLQEQAEQLSSGRQDLINAIEEACDWVERAEPKLAALLPEEGRRERLRREAISLQQRYPDPTERPPLYGILFAVKDLFHVHGFPTRAGSQLPEEVLSGPQASSVTLLREAGALVLGKAVSAEFAYFEPGPTRNPLNPLHTPGGSSSGSAAAVAAGYCPLALGTQTIGSVLRPAAFCGVVGFKPTFGRISADGLVLCAPSLDTVGLFTQDITGLLRVVPLLCRGWRGFLPALPPPVLGVPEGPYLDQVSPEGRRAFEEQLVRLQQAGYRLKRVPALQDITSVNQRHLRLVHAEMARVHARWFERYAALYRPLTAAAIREGATIGIQEILEARAGREILRTELQALMAREGIDLWLAPAAPGPAPLGLQTTGSGLMNLPWTQAGLPALSLPAGLAENGLPLGLQCVAAWMRDEELLTWASSLAAVVTERT